The sequence below is a genomic window from Lelliottia sp. JS-SCA-14.
ATGACGCCGGTTTCAGCGCGAAGGCCGGTAACATCAGCACCAGAGTGATGATAAACAGGGTGGCGAAGATCGCCTGCCAGTCAAAATGCACCAGGATCCAGCTGCCGAGCAGCGGGGCCAGGGCCGGAGAAAGACCGACCAGCGGCATGATGGTGGCAAAAATACGGTTCACGCGTGACGCGGGGTAGTAGTCCGTGACCAGCGCCTGCCAGGTCACCGCCGCGGCACACACGCCGAATGCCTGAATGAAACGCAACACTAAAAGCCAGGTCGCATCGCGCACCCAGAGCATGCCCAGACAGCCGACGGCAAAAATCGCCAGACCTAAGAGTAAAATCGGTTTACGACCGTAGCGGTCGGAGAGTGGTCCCCACAGCAGCTGCGCGAAGGCAAAACCGGCGAGGAACAGGCTCAGGCTGGCGCTGATGGCGGCGGCAGGGGTCTGTAAATCCGCCTGCATCGCGGCAAACGCGGGCAGGTACATGTCGGTGGCCAGGAAGCCCAGCACGCTTAAGCCGCCGAGCCAGACCAGGAATCCTTTGTTGGGTTGCATTGTTTTTATTTCCTAAAGAGGGCAGGTATTCACTGGCGCAGAGTGTAGGGAGTGCAAACTGCCTTGTGAAACGCTAATATTTGGTGGTTGCATTCAAAAATTTTGCAGGCAAAAAATGTGGTCTGAATATTCCTTAGAAGTGGTTGATGCGGTTGCGCGTAACGGCAGCTTTAGCGGCGCGGCCCAGGAACTGCACCGCGTTCCGTCTGCGGTGAGCTATACCGTGCGTCAGCTTGAAGAGTGGCTGGCGGTTCCGCTGTTTGAGCGCCGCCACCGCGACGTCGTCCTGACGCCTGCGGGCGTCTGGTTTTTGAAAGAAGGGCGATCTGTTATCAAAAAAATGATGATCACCCGCGAGCAGTGTCAGCAGATTGCCAACGGCTGGCGCGGCCATCTTGCCATTGCAGTCGATAACATCGTCAAACCGGAGCGCACCCGCCAGATGGTGGTCGATTTTTATCGCCACTTCTCGGACGTGGAGCTGCGCGTCTCCCAGGAGGTGTTCAACGGCGTGTGGGATGCGCTCTCTGACGGCAGGGTGGAGATGGCGATCGGTGCCACGCAGGCGATCCCGG
It includes:
- the punR gene encoding DNA-binding transcriptional activator PunR, whose translation is MWSEYSLEVVDAVARNGSFSGAAQELHRVPSAVSYTVRQLEEWLAVPLFERRHRDVVLTPAGVWFLKEGRSVIKKMMITREQCQQIANGWRGHLAIAVDNIVKPERTRQMVVDFYRHFSDVELRVSQEVFNGVWDALSDGRVEMAIGATQAIPVGGRYAFRDMGALSWTCVVARDHPLAAIEGPLSDDTLRNWPSLVLEDTSRSLPKRITWLLDNQRRVVAPDWETSATCLSAGLCVGMVPVHFARPRIDRGEWVALTLENPFPDAACCLTWQQNDMSPALAWLLEYLGDSETLNREWLKEPE